In Actinomycetes bacterium, the genomic stretch CTGGCCGAGGTGACCCGGGTGCTGCGTCGTCACGTCGACCTGCTCGTCGAGACCTATGACGGCGACGAGGACAAGGCCTGCCGTGACATCCGCAAGCACGTGGCCTGGTACCTCAAGGGCTTCCGCGTGGGCGGCCCGACCAGGGCCGCGCTCGCGCTCGTGTCCACCCGCGCCGAGCTCGACGACCTCCTCGGGAGCTTGGCGCTGGACCAGCCCTTCCCGGACGAGGTGGCGGGGCTGCCCCGAGGGCGTACGTCCGGCATCCCGCGGGTCGCGCTGCCGGCGGGCTGGCTCGACGACCCTGACGAGGACGTCGTGCCGT encodes the following:
- a CDS encoding tRNA dihydrouridine synthase DusB, giving the protein LAEVTRVLRRHVDLLVETYDGDEDKACRDIRKHVAWYLKGFRVGGPTRAALALVSTRAELDDLLGSLALDQPFPDEVAGLPRGRTSGIPRVALPAGWLDDPDEDVVPYAAELATSGG